AGTGGGAGACCAATACGGGCGAGGTCTTTGAGGAACGCGCGAAGGTAAGGGCCCTCGACAAGGCCGGCAAGCCGGTCGCCGACACTCGGGTGGTCTTCGAGATCAAGGGCGAGGGCACGGAGGCCAGCTTCCTGGGCGGCTCCAAGAAGGTCACCGCCACGACGCTCAAGGACGGCATCGCCACCGCGCCGACCATCCTCGCGGGCGACAGCGTCGGCGAGTTCACCTTGCATGTCACCGTCGAGGGCAAGGACGGCGTCACGCCCGTCGACTTCAACGCGACCGTCAAACCCGCCCCGGCACCACACGCCGACAAGATCGAGCGCGTCGGCAACGAGTGCGCTGTGGCCCAGCCGAACAGCCCCTTCGACTGCAAGGTCGTGATCCAGGCCTCCAAGGACGGCAAGGCCGTGGCCGGCATCGGCATGACCGCCACCGTGGCCTCCGCCAACGGCAAGAAGGCCGTCGAGACCGGCCCCTACTTCAAGGACGAGAACGGCAAGCCGGTCCGCAAGTTCAACCTCGGCAAGACCGACGGGAACGGGCAGATCGAACTGCCGGAGTTCTTCGCCGACGGCAGGACCGGCGCCTTCACCCTCCGCATCGTCACCGCCGATGATCAGGTCCTCCTCGTGCACCTGAACGTGGAGGCGAAGAAGCCCACGCAGCAGCCGTCCACCACCCCGAGCAGCACCCCGAAGTCCTGAGCACCGCACCGTCCCGCCCGTCCCCGCCTCGCGGGGCCCGGGCGGGACGGCGGCTCGGCCCCGGAGGGCCGTCAGCTCCTACAGCTCGCCCGCGCCCGCGTCCTCGGCGACCGGCTTGCCCGTCAACGCCGCCAGACTGTGCCGCACATGCGCCATGTGCGACCGGAGCTCCTCGCGGCGCTCCTCGTGCTCCCGCAGCAGCCGCTCGGTCTCCCGGTTGATGCGCTCCTCGCGCACCCGCGCCTGCGCGAGCAACGCCCCCGCCTGCGCCTCCGCGTCCTCCTGGCCGTGCCGCGCGGCCTCCTCCGCCTCCGCGAACCGGCGCTGCGCCTCCCCCAGCGTCGAGCGCGCGTACTCCTCCAGGGCGGCCACCCGCACGTCCATCGCGGCCTCCCGCTCGGCGATCTCGCGCCCCGCCACGTCCCACCGCTCGGCCTGGTCCTTCTCCTGCTCCGCCAGCAGACCCGCCGTGTGCTGGCGCATCTCCCGCAGCGCCGCCAGCGACTCCCCGCGCCGCGCCTTGACCTCCCGGCGCACCTCCGCCCGCAGCTCGTCCGCCGCGGACTGCGCGGCCAGCACCGCCTGCCGCGCCCAGCCCTCCGACTCCGCCTTCACCGCCACGGCGTAGGCGTGCGCCTCGTCCCGGACCGTGCGGGCATGGGCCTCGGCGGCCTCCCGCAGCTCGGCCGCCGCCGCGTCGGCGCGCTCACGCAGACCCGCCGCCTCGGCCTCCGCGGTGGTCAGCAGCCCCCGGGCCCGCGAACCGAGCGACTCGTACGTCTGCGGCGGAAGCTGCGCCACCACCTGGGCGAGGCGCTCCACCTCGCTCTCCATCTCCCGCGCGAGCACGGTCAGTCGCGCCACCCGCTCCCACGCCCCGTCCCGCTGACGTGCGAACTCCGCCGCCGCGCGCTCGACCTGCTCAGGCCGGTAGCCGCGGCCCCGCACCACAGCGAAACCGTCGGGAGACACCGATGCACTCATCCTTGAAGCCCCTTATATCCGGATATCCGGTATGCGACGCGATCCGGCGCACATCATTTCCTGGACCACCGA
The window above is part of the Streptomyces syringium genome. Proteins encoded here:
- a CDS encoding cellulose-binding protein; the protein is MSASVSPDGFAVVRGRGYRPEQVERAAAEFARQRDGAWERVARLTVLAREMESEVERLAQVVAQLPPQTYESLGSRARGLLTTAEAEAAGLRERADAAAAELREAAEAHARTVRDEAHAYAVAVKAESEGWARQAVLAAQSAADELRAEVRREVKARRGESLAALREMRQHTAGLLAEQEKDQAERWDVAGREIAEREAAMDVRVAALEEYARSTLGEAQRRFAEAEEAARHGQEDAEAQAGALLAQARVREERINRETERLLREHEERREELRSHMAHVRHSLAALTGKPVAEDAGAGEL